A window of Etheostoma spectabile isolate EspeVRDwgs_2016 chromosome 18, UIUC_Espe_1.0, whole genome shotgun sequence contains these coding sequences:
- the hadhb gene encoding trifunctional enzyme subunit beta, mitochondrial, whose protein sequence is MASMLLNTMWSGSVRPSRAMWLGARSLSTTAQLQAQVQTKSKKTLARPGMKNIVLVEGVRTPFLLSGTTYADLMPHDLARAALQGLLHKTGLPKDAVDYIIYGTVIQEVKTSNVAREAALGAGFSDKIPAHTVTMACISSNQAMTSAVGLIAAGQCDSVVAGGVEFMSDVPIRHSRKMRKTMLSLNRAKTLGQRLSLIGSIRLAHLSPELPAVAEFSTAETMGHSADRLAAAFGVSRMEQDEFAVRSHTLAKQAQDAGLLQDVISFKVPGRDIVSKDNGIRPSSMEQMGKLKPAFIKPHGTVTAANSSFLTDGASAALIMSEEKALAMGYKPKAYLRDFVYVSQDPKDQLLLGPTYGTPKVLERAGLTMSDIDVFEFHEAFAGQIMANMKALDSDWFGQTYLGRKSKVGAPPMEKFNLWGGSLSLGHPFGATGCRLVTTVAHRLQKEGGQYGLVAACAAGGQGHAMVIEAYPQ, encoded by the exons ATGGCTTCAATGCTGCTGAACACGATGTGGAGCGGCTCTGTCCGCCCTTCCCGGGCGATGTGGTTAg ggGCACGCTCTCTAAGTACGACAGCTCAGCTTCAGGCTCAGG ttcAGACAAAGAGCAAAAAGACCCTGGCACGGCCTGGTATGAAGAACATAGTTCTGGTGGAAGGAGTTCGAACCCCTTTCCTGCTGTCTGGAACCAC ATATGCTGACCTTATGCCCCATGACTTGGCCAGAGCAGCTCTGCA GGGTCTGCTACACAAGACGGGCTTACCCAAAGATGCCGTAGACTACATCATCTATGGGACAGTCATTCAGGAGGTCAAAACCAGCAATGTAGCAAGAGAG GCAGCATTGGGTGCAGGCTTCTCTGACAAGATCCCAGCTCACACCGTCACCATGGCCTGCATCTCCTCCAACCAGGCAATGACCTCAG CTGTTGGTCTGATCGCTGCAGGCCAGTGTGACTCTGTTGTGGCAGGAGGGGTGGAGTTCATGTCCGATGTTCCAATCCGTCACAGCCGCAAGATGAGAAAGACCATGCTGTCCCTCAACAGGGCGAAGACCCTTGGCCAGAGGCTCAGTCTGATTGGCAGTATCCGGCTGGCACATCTCTCCCCCGAG CTTCCTGCTGTGGCTGAGTTCTCCACAGCTGAGACGATGGGCCACAGTGCTGATCGTCTGGCTGCTGCGTTTGGGGTCTCCAGAATGGAGCAGGATGAGTTCGCTGTGCGATCACACACTCTGGCCAAACAGGCCCAGGACGCCGGTCTGCTGCAGGATGTCATCTCCTTTAAAGTGCCAG GTCGTGATATTGTTTCCAAGGACAACGGCATCCGGCCATCCTCCATGGAGCAAATGGGCAAACTGAAGCCCGCCTTCATTAAACCTCACGGCACAGTCACCGCCGCAAACTCCTCCTTCCTG ACTGACGGTGCGTCTGCTGCGCTCATCATGTCTGAAGAGAAAGCGTTGGCTATGGGTTACAAGCCCAAAGCCTACCTCAG AGACTTTGTCTACGTGTCCCAGGACCCCAAAGATCAGCTACTTTTGGG GCCAACGTACGGTACACCAAAGGTCCTGGAACGGGCCGGCTTGACCATGAGTGATATTGACGTCTTTGAGTTCCACGAGGCATTTGCA ggCCAGATAATGGCAAATATGAAGGCTTTGGACTCGGATTGGTTCGGTCAGACGTACCTGGGCAGGAAATCAAAG gtGGGAGCTCCACCCATGGAGAAGTTCAACCTGTGGGGAGGTTCTCTGTCTTTGGGTCATCCGTTCGGAGCCACGGGCTGCCGGCTGGTAACCACGGTGGCACACCGGCTGCAGAAGGAGGGAGGACAGTACGGACTGGTGGCGGCTTGTGCTGCCGGAGGACAG GGTCACGCCATGGTGATTGAGGCCTACCCCCAGTAA
- the hadhaa gene encoding hydroxyacyl-CoA dehydrogenase trifunctional multienzyme complex subunit alpha a codes for MCVLILGAGLMGAGISQVSVHKGLTVILKDTTEESISRGHEQVYKSLDTKVKKRALTSFERDVTMSNLSVQLESGFLSADIVIEAVSGDINKTQSPQGGGGGPFRSVDSMGAERLVSIMRRFEDVYGNRLAPCQLLLDHAKDSSKKFYEWPLKLNAQMTNNG; via the exons ATGTGTGTTTTGATCCTGGGTGCAGGGCTGATGGGTGCTGGTATATCCCAGGTATCAGTACATAAAGGCCTGACTGTCATCCTAAAGGACACCACAGAGGAGAGCATCAGCAGGGGACATGAACAGGTCTACAAAAG TCTCGACACTAAGGTGAAGAAGAGAGCCTTGACATCATTTGAGCGTGACGTCACAATGTCCAATCTCTCAGTCCAGCTAGAATCTGGTTTCCTGTCTGCTGACATAGTGATAGAGGCCGTGTCCGGGGACatcaataaaacacaaagtccTCAAGGTGGTGGAGGCG GTCCGTTCAGGTCCGTAGACTCGATGGGCGCAGAGCGTCTTGTGAGCATCATGAGGCGTTTCGAGGATGTTTATGGAAACCGATTGGCACCCTGCCAGCTTCTACTGGACCACGCCAAAGACTCCAGCAAGAAGTTTTATGAATG